From the Thermococcus guaymasensis DSM 11113 genome, one window contains:
- a CDS encoding Lrp/AsnC family transcriptional regulator — MRGRMDEIDRKILMILQKNSRSSLREISKEVGLAESTVYERIKKMREKGIIRRFTVLLNPEALGLGMLAFVLIKTKAGKYSKVAEELSKYPKIVEVYETTGDYDMVVKIRAKDSDELNRFLDAIGDIEGVESTHTMVVLRVHKEGSELPIEDSATF; from the coding sequence ATGCGCGGTAGGATGGATGAGATAGACCGGAAGATACTCATGATCCTGCAGAAAAACAGCCGCTCCTCCCTGAGGGAGATCTCCAAGGAAGTGGGCCTCGCGGAGTCCACCGTTTATGAGAGGATCAAAAAGATGAGGGAGAAAGGGATAATAAGGCGCTTCACCGTCCTTCTAAACCCCGAAGCCCTCGGTCTTGGAATGCTCGCCTTCGTTCTCATAAAGACAAAAGCCGGCAAGTACTCAAAAGTTGCCGAGGAGCTCAGCAAGTACCCCAAGATCGTCGAGGTATATGAAACGACCGGAGATTATGATATGGTAGTTAAAATTAGAGCAAAGGACAGCGATGAACTCAACCGCTTCCTCGATGCCATAGGCGATATAGAGGGCGTTGAGTCGACTCACACGATGGTTGTTCTCAGAGTTCACAAGGAAGGCAGTGAACTGCCGATTGAGGATTCCGCAACATTTTAA
- a CDS encoding RAD55 family ATPase: MYVGEILKSLDRVPSGVPGLDDIIGGGFLPGRVYLITGPPGSGKTTMGVQFLVEGARNGEKGVFVSLVEDPRIILQDMLRYNFGLLGYVKSKTITFHDLGRILLRAEYRLTWNELFNSILQIINEEGVKRAVVDSFTSMEHLVKDPENKRWALGRFIRALQELETTTLITSEMLQGDAYTDEHYLVDGVLVIHHFMRNYQMVRALQVLKMRGVPHDSNLKRIRFTDEGIRVYNEAPF; this comes from the coding sequence TTGTACGTGGGTGAGATCCTTAAGAGCCTTGACCGCGTTCCCTCGGGAGTCCCGGGCCTTGACGACATAATAGGAGGGGGCTTTCTGCCCGGCAGGGTTTACCTGATAACAGGCCCCCCCGGAAGCGGAAAGACCACGATGGGGGTTCAGTTTCTGGTCGAGGGTGCAAGAAACGGCGAGAAGGGTGTTTTCGTGTCCCTCGTTGAGGATCCGAGGATAATCCTTCAGGATATGCTGAGGTACAACTTCGGCTTACTTGGCTACGTCAAATCAAAGACCATAACTTTTCATGACCTCGGCAGGATCCTCCTCAGGGCCGAGTACCGCCTAACCTGGAACGAGCTCTTCAACAGCATCCTCCAGATAATAAACGAAGAAGGAGTAAAACGGGCCGTTGTAGATTCCTTCACATCAATGGAACACCTGGTCAAGGATCCCGAGAACAAGCGCTGGGCACTTGGGAGATTCATTAGGGCCCTCCAAGAGCTTGAGACGACCACGCTAATAACCTCAGAAATGCTCCAAGGTGATGCCTACACTGACGAGCACTATCTTGTGGACGGTGTTCTTGTAATTCACCACTTCATGCGCAACTATCAGATGGTTAGGGCCCTTCAGGTGCTGAAGATGAGGGGTGTTCCCCATGACAGCAATCTTAAGAGGATACGCTTCACGGATGAAGGTATTCGGGTCTATAACGAGGCGCCTTTCTGA
- a CDS encoding ASCH domain-containing protein, giving the protein MRVYRLFVRDEYLDFIKSGEKRIEVRVAYPQLRKIQPGDKIIFNDSVPAVVTEVKRYETFRQVLRQEPIKKIFPDEPSFERAVKRFHNLYPKWKENRYGVIAIKFRLIGEGR; this is encoded by the coding sequence ATGAGGGTTTACAGACTGTTCGTTCGCGACGAGTACCTCGACTTCATAAAGTCGGGTGAGAAGAGAATAGAGGTTCGCGTCGCTTACCCACAGCTCAGGAAAATCCAGCCCGGGGACAAGATAATCTTCAACGACTCGGTTCCGGCAGTGGTTACGGAGGTCAAGCGCTACGAGACCTTCCGCCAGGTTCTCCGGCAGGAGCCGATAAAGAAAATCTTCCCGGACGAGCCGAGCTTCGAGAGGGCCGTTAAGAGGTTCCACAACCTCTACCCCAAGTGGAAGGAGAACCGCTACGGCGTGATAGCCATAAAGTTCAGGCTCATCGGTGAGGGGAGATGA
- a CDS encoding transcriptional regulator has product MTTRDDINEKLGELLRSLGFKKTELRVYQLLLEKKRPMRITEIQKELGLSERSVREHVLSLYRKGVLKRTLIEKGWLGYVYTAASPKELIEHIKESIMRKINEIEKEISD; this is encoded by the coding sequence ATGACTACACGGGACGACATCAACGAGAAGCTAGGAGAACTGCTCAGAAGCCTCGGCTTCAAGAAGACAGAACTCCGGGTTTACCAGCTACTCCTTGAAAAGAAGAGACCAATGAGAATCACAGAGATCCAGAAGGAGCTGGGGCTCAGTGAACGTTCAGTTAGGGAGCACGTCCTCAGCCTGTACCGGAAAGGTGTCCTGAAAAGAACTCTCATAGAAAAGGGCTGGCTCGGATACGTCTATACCGCCGCGTCCCCAAAGGAACTTATAGAGCACATAAAAGAGAGCATAATGCGAAAAATAAACGAAATAGAAAAGGAAATCTCGGATTAA
- a CDS encoding NAD(P)/FAD-dependent oxidoreductase: MPTRELPEKSEITIIGGGIVGVTIAHELARRGEEVTVIEKRFIGSGSTFRCGTGIRQQFNDEANVQVMKRSVELWKRYSEEYGFPFEQTGYLFLLYDDDEVETFKRNISIQNRFGVPTRLITPEEAKEIVPLLDISEVVAASWNPTDGKASPFHSTAKFALHAEEFGAKLVEYTEVKDFIIENGEIKGLKTDKGTIKTGIVVNATNAWAKLINAMAGISVRIPIEPYKHQAVITQPIKKGSIKPMVISFKYGHAYLTQTSHGGVIGGVGYELGPTYDLNPTYEFMREVSYYFTKIIPALRELLILRTWAGHYAKTPDSNPAIGKIEELSDYYIAAGFSGHGFMMAPAVAEMVADIITKGKTDLPVEWYDPYRFERGELRGQALQMG; encoded by the coding sequence ATGCCGACTAGAGAACTCCCCGAGAAGAGTGAGATAACGATTATCGGTGGTGGAATCGTTGGGGTCACGATAGCGCACGAGCTCGCCAGGCGCGGTGAGGAAGTCACCGTCATAGAGAAGCGCTTCATCGGTTCAGGTTCTACCTTCCGCTGTGGGACGGGCATAAGGCAGCAGTTCAACGACGAGGCGAACGTCCAGGTCATGAAGCGCTCGGTTGAGCTGTGGAAGCGCTATAGTGAAGAGTACGGCTTCCCCTTCGAGCAGACGGGCTACCTCTTCCTGCTCTATGACGACGATGAGGTTGAGACCTTCAAGCGTAACATCTCAATACAGAACAGGTTTGGCGTCCCCACGAGGCTCATAACGCCGGAAGAAGCCAAAGAGATAGTCCCGCTCCTCGACATCAGCGAGGTCGTAGCCGCCTCCTGGAACCCGACCGACGGAAAGGCAAGCCCCTTCCATTCCACCGCAAAGTTCGCCCTCCACGCCGAGGAGTTTGGGGCGAAGCTGGTGGAGTACACGGAAGTTAAGGACTTCATAATCGAGAACGGCGAGATTAAGGGCCTAAAGACTGACAAGGGCACCATAAAGACCGGCATCGTCGTCAACGCCACCAACGCCTGGGCCAAGCTCATCAACGCGATGGCAGGGATAAGCGTGAGGATCCCGATAGAGCCCTACAAGCACCAGGCGGTAATAACCCAGCCAATAAAGAAGGGCTCCATAAAGCCGATGGTCATCTCCTTCAAGTACGGCCACGCCTACCTGACTCAGACCTCTCACGGTGGCGTCATAGGCGGCGTCGGCTACGAGCTCGGCCCGACCTACGACCTGAACCCCACCTACGAGTTCATGCGCGAGGTGAGCTACTACTTCACCAAGATCATTCCCGCCCTGAGGGAACTCTTAATACTGAGGACGTGGGCAGGTCACTACGCTAAAACGCCCGACAGCAACCCTGCCATTGGAAAAATCGAGGAGCTGAGCGACTACTACATTGCCGCTGGCTTCAGCGGGCATGGCTTCATGATGGCGCCGGCCGTTGCGGAGATGGTGGCAGACATCATCACGAAGGGCAAGACCGACCTGCCCGTCGAGTGGTACGACCCGTACCGCTTCGAGCGCGGGGAACTGCGCGGACAGGCCCTCCAGATGGGCTGA
- a CDS encoding ASCH domain-containing protein, with product MKHLEFDGRYAEAILRGKKRATVRLGRRPNLRKGDTVLIHAGGYALGKAVIERVETKTVKELTDEDAFLDGFSSREELIKALKEHYKYVNDDSKAHVIVFRLVEKFDKPVMSSDYAYEGNLPVEIAENALKYLDLPEEDRKLIELFLKTGSLRKAAYRLGGLNKRYLIREALRRAYEELKKKGIMGPKV from the coding sequence ATGAAGCACCTCGAATTCGACGGAAGATACGCGGAGGCGATACTGAGGGGGAAGAAGAGGGCGACGGTAAGGCTCGGCAGAAGGCCCAACCTCAGGAAAGGCGATACCGTTCTAATCCACGCCGGCGGCTACGCCCTGGGAAAGGCGGTAATAGAGAGGGTCGAGACCAAGACCGTGAAGGAGCTCACCGATGAAGATGCCTTCCTCGACGGCTTTTCAAGCAGAGAGGAGCTGATTAAAGCCCTGAAAGAGCACTACAAGTACGTAAACGACGACTCGAAGGCCCACGTCATAGTCTTCCGCCTCGTGGAGAAGTTTGACAAACCCGTGATGAGCTCCGACTACGCCTATGAGGGCAACCTACCGGTGGAGATAGCCGAGAATGCTTTGAAGTACCTCGACTTGCCCGAGGAGGACAGGAAACTGATAGAGCTCTTCCTCAAGACCGGAAGCCTGAGGAAAGCGGCCTACAGACTTGGCGGTCTGAATAAGCGCTACCTGATAAGGGAAGCGCTGAGAAGGGCCTACGAGGAGCTGAAAAAGAAGGGAATCATGGGGCCGAAAGTTTAA
- a CDS encoding class III signal peptide-containing protein — protein MRRAQTALEYLFMLAAALILVAIAIRTVLDTTKQLQQTVSEYTKAVRRKVLEDL, from the coding sequence ATGAGAAGGGCCCAAACTGCACTGGAATACCTGTTCATGCTTGCTGCCGCACTGATACTCGTGGCAATAGCTATCAGGACAGTTCTAGACACAACTAAACAGCTCCAGCAGACAGTCTCTGAGTACACAAAGGCCGTCCGCCGGAAGGTATTAGAGGATCTCTGA
- a CDS encoding OBG GTPase family GTP-binding protein — translation MPTNVTAEYLAAEEEYRNAKTIPEKIRALEKMYATVPKHKGTEKLRLQIKRRLAELRKELEKQRQMRKGGGGPSMAVRKEGAAQIVLAGLPNVGKSSLLRALTNVDVDVADYAFTTVKPIPGMMHHRDVQIQLVEVPGLVEGAALGKGMGPQLLSVVRNADAIAIVVDLSQDPVRQMEVLLREFERAGIKVNKKKPRVEIKRTAMGGIVINGQENIKGDIQEVMKMLREERIHSAEITVKEPVTLEEFADAIDESLVWRRAIIIANKGDAPGSKENYERLVKAYGDRFKIVPISAKRGINLDKLKDELYELAGIIRVFTKSPGEEPAYPPVALKKGSTVMDLAERIHKDFAKNFRYARVWGKSVKFPGQRVGADHVLEDGDIVEIHAR, via the coding sequence ATGCCAACGAACGTAACAGCGGAATACCTTGCGGCAGAGGAGGAATACAGGAACGCTAAGACCATTCCGGAGAAGATTCGAGCCCTTGAGAAGATGTACGCAACGGTTCCAAAGCACAAGGGAACCGAGAAGCTCAGGCTCCAGATAAAGCGAAGGTTAGCGGAGCTCAGGAAGGAGCTTGAGAAGCAGAGACAGATGCGCAAAGGCGGTGGCGGGCCCTCGATGGCCGTCAGAAAGGAGGGCGCGGCGCAGATAGTCCTTGCCGGTTTACCGAACGTTGGCAAAAGTTCCCTCCTTCGTGCCCTCACAAACGTCGATGTGGACGTTGCTGACTATGCTTTTACAACGGTTAAGCCAATCCCCGGAATGATGCATCACAGGGACGTTCAAATTCAGCTGGTAGAGGTTCCCGGTCTCGTTGAGGGCGCCGCTTTGGGTAAAGGAATGGGGCCCCAGCTCCTGAGCGTGGTAAGGAACGCCGATGCCATAGCGATAGTCGTTGACCTCTCCCAGGATCCGGTCAGGCAGATGGAGGTTCTCCTGAGGGAGTTCGAGAGGGCCGGAATAAAGGTCAACAAGAAGAAGCCGAGGGTCGAAATCAAGAGGACAGCCATGGGTGGAATCGTCATCAACGGTCAGGAGAACATAAAGGGCGACATTCAGGAAGTCATGAAGATGCTCCGGGAGGAGCGCATACACTCGGCGGAGATAACGGTCAAGGAACCCGTGACGCTTGAAGAGTTCGCCGACGCAATCGATGAGAGCCTCGTCTGGAGGAGGGCTATAATCATAGCCAACAAGGGCGACGCACCGGGCAGTAAGGAGAACTACGAGAGGCTCGTTAAGGCCTATGGCGACCGCTTCAAGATAGTCCCGATATCCGCAAAGAGGGGCATAAACCTCGACAAACTCAAGGACGAGCTCTACGAGCTGGCTGGAATAATCCGCGTCTTCACCAAGAGTCCCGGCGAGGAGCCGGCCTATCCGCCGGTGGCGCTCAAGAAGGGCTCGACCGTCATGGATCTGGCCGAGAGGATTCACAAGGACTTCGCCAAGAACTTCCGGTACGCAAGGGTTTGGGGCAAGAGCGTTAAGTTCCCGGGCCAGAGGGTCGGAGCAGACCACGTGCTCGAAGATGGGGACATAGTGGAAATCCACGCCCGCTAA
- a CDS encoding A24 family peptidase C-terminal domain-containing protein, which translates to MDVEVLLVLLVGSLAGVLTSYTDLKTGFIFDNHVFPLLALVEKLKGLEEEDDNLPLNPFLLKIPVPAVEVGILLYLYLGLKSGDVMLALSGIIGFLLGLVLGLVLYYAGAWASGDALLLAGFSALLPYPLHYASVVAPYETKYPLYPVAILFNSVLAIFPFLFLYALGVLIVRKKTERLKQVLFEKANLSVEVALWLVAGIAVSIALQNAGIALPSVVRYLLTIVLIAVFGKYRRAGDVIGLVSFAYLVYLLRTDAVYSFIKLAIVLYLFKVFFSVVKVLREEALVEEVTVDELREWDILGETIYIEDGEVKRDRSGFFELLVRAIREGDLSVLTSPVRGEVIASPTAEGLSREQIERLKGLVDEGKIENRFLRKKAMPFAPSIFIGFLIAFFWGDIFWWLVLKTAGL; encoded by the coding sequence ATGGACGTGGAGGTTCTTCTCGTCCTGTTAGTGGGTTCACTTGCCGGTGTTCTCACATCTTATACTGATCTTAAGACGGGTTTTATCTTTGACAACCACGTCTTTCCCCTCCTGGCCTTGGTCGAAAAGCTCAAAGGGCTCGAAGAGGAAGACGATAACCTGCCCCTCAACCCGTTCCTTCTGAAGATACCCGTACCCGCTGTAGAAGTTGGCATACTCCTTTACCTCTACCTCGGCTTAAAGTCAGGGGACGTTATGCTGGCCCTCTCCGGGATAATCGGATTCCTCCTCGGCCTAGTCCTTGGTCTGGTTCTTTACTATGCTGGGGCCTGGGCCTCAGGTGACGCCCTCCTTCTCGCCGGCTTCTCGGCCCTCTTACCGTATCCCCTCCATTACGCCAGTGTTGTTGCTCCGTATGAGACAAAGTACCCCCTCTACCCCGTTGCGATCCTTTTCAACAGTGTCCTTGCCATATTCCCCTTCCTGTTCCTCTACGCCCTGGGAGTGCTGATCGTCCGGAAAAAGACCGAGAGGCTCAAGCAGGTACTTTTTGAGAAGGCCAACCTCTCAGTTGAAGTCGCTCTCTGGCTCGTTGCGGGGATAGCGGTTTCAATAGCCCTCCAGAATGCGGGAATAGCTCTTCCCTCTGTCGTAAGGTACCTACTGACGATAGTCCTCATAGCCGTCTTTGGAAAGTACAGGAGGGCCGGCGATGTGATAGGGCTGGTTTCTTTCGCTTACCTCGTCTATCTCCTACGGACGGATGCAGTTTACAGCTTCATCAAGCTGGCCATCGTCCTGTACCTGTTCAAGGTGTTCTTCTCTGTTGTTAAAGTTCTTCGTGAAGAAGCCCTCGTTGAAGAAGTTACCGTCGATGAACTCAGAGAGTGGGACATTCTCGGAGAAACGATTTACATTGAGGACGGTGAGGTCAAAAGAGACCGTTCGGGCTTTTTTGAGCTGCTCGTGAGGGCCATTAGGGAGGGAGATCTAAGCGTGCTCACATCCCCGGTGAGGGGTGAAGTGATCGCGTCCCCTACGGCCGAGGGGCTGTCCAGGGAGCAGATTGAAAGGCTGAAGGGACTCGTTGATGAAGGAAAGATCGAGAACAGGTTCCTCAGGAAAAAGGCCATGCCCTTCGCACCGAGTATCTTCATCGGCTTCCTCATTGCCTTCTTCTGGGGCGATATATTCTGGTGGCTGGTACTTAAAACCGCTGGACTTTGA
- a CDS encoding DUF4910 domain-containing protein, whose product MALQLFLRESEVLSSERILQDIVAISQFHRIQGSKELVEAVNYIEEELSAWGVSSRLIRKKYDGRSWYLTLKSPIAWDLVRAEIEIGEHRLDSSRTPLVAMAHSPSGEGEGEILPILREEDWEKAEGKVVLVGEKWRKAYKKANESGAVGFIAYRKGTGNAVPYIGLFLSKDDLRWAKIPALAVPETWANEIIRKHLSRKSPRAKFAVEVEIKDRETLPILYAKIGEPPYILFTAHICHPKPGANDNASGSAMLMELARVLNRLWESSFRFGFAFLWVPEYYGTQAFIEKHAEIEQYYGVINLDMVGGSADRSGSTLMLVRTPLSNFSMLSGVLEASLSLANMGARKSFSGSPLPVLPLKASSYEMGSDHDVFNFFGVPAVMPITWPDRFYHSSEDSPEKISRETLEIVERGVLSAALFLAKAKGKELQRFARGYAMKYLGELAMERTTEEAEKLVMGGLARDSEFLGIELGHRFEKEPWLEWKVRGGISSEILREKDPALAEKFEELTADRMTATHLHELLMLGEKLSQERAYGALREEFGSVDEEKLKELVDILLKAEVIEGV is encoded by the coding sequence ATGGCGCTGCAGCTATTTCTCCGTGAATCTGAAGTTTTAAGCTCCGAGCGTATTCTCCAGGATATCGTTGCGATAAGCCAGTTTCACAGGATACAGGGTTCAAAAGAGCTTGTTGAGGCAGTTAATTACATAGAAGAGGAGCTTTCTGCCTGGGGAGTTTCAAGCAGGCTTATCCGCAAAAAATACGACGGTAGGAGCTGGTACCTCACCCTGAAGTCCCCTATAGCTTGGGATCTAGTTAGGGCTGAGATTGAAATCGGAGAACATCGGCTGGACTCATCGAGGACCCCACTTGTTGCAATGGCCCACAGTCCCTCCGGGGAGGGAGAAGGAGAGATCCTCCCAATACTCCGCGAGGAGGACTGGGAGAAGGCGGAGGGAAAGGTAGTCCTAGTTGGAGAGAAGTGGAGGAAAGCCTACAAGAAGGCCAACGAGAGCGGTGCAGTTGGGTTTATTGCATACAGAAAGGGAACGGGAAACGCCGTTCCATACATAGGCCTCTTCCTCTCCAAAGACGACCTCAGATGGGCCAAGATTCCGGCTCTTGCAGTTCCGGAAACGTGGGCAAACGAAATCATAAGAAAACACCTCTCCAGGAAGTCCCCAAGGGCAAAGTTCGCCGTTGAGGTTGAGATAAAGGATAGGGAAACCCTTCCAATCCTCTATGCCAAGATTGGCGAGCCACCTTACATTCTCTTCACTGCTCACATCTGTCACCCCAAGCCTGGAGCCAACGACAACGCCTCCGGGAGCGCAATGCTGATGGAGCTCGCGAGGGTTCTGAACCGTCTTTGGGAGAGTTCCTTCCGCTTTGGCTTTGCATTCCTCTGGGTTCCCGAGTACTACGGCACGCAGGCGTTCATCGAAAAACATGCGGAGATCGAGCAGTACTACGGTGTCATAAATCTCGATATGGTCGGGGGAAGTGCTGACCGTTCGGGTTCAACGCTCATGCTCGTGAGGACGCCCCTTTCAAACTTCTCTATGTTATCGGGGGTTCTTGAGGCCTCGCTCTCTCTGGCCAATATGGGTGCCAGGAAGAGCTTTTCTGGATCTCCCCTACCGGTGCTCCCACTCAAAGCGTCCTCTTATGAGATGGGGAGTGATCATGACGTCTTCAACTTCTTTGGCGTTCCCGCGGTAATGCCCATAACGTGGCCGGATCGCTTCTACCACTCCAGTGAAGACAGTCCGGAGAAGATAAGCAGGGAAACCCTTGAGATAGTAGAGAGAGGAGTCCTCTCAGCGGCGCTTTTCCTGGCCAAAGCTAAAGGAAAAGAACTCCAGCGTTTTGCCAGGGGCTACGCCATGAAGTACCTTGGAGAGCTTGCTATGGAAAGGACCACAGAAGAGGCGGAGAAGCTTGTGATGGGCGGCCTTGCAAGGGACTCCGAGTTCCTTGGAATTGAGCTTGGTCACCGCTTCGAAAAGGAGCCCTGGCTTGAGTGGAAGGTTCGGGGCGGGATTTCCTCTGAGATCCTTAGAGAGAAGGATCCAGCACTGGCAGAGAAGTTTGAAGAACTTACCGCTGATAGGATGACAGCAACCCATCTCCATGAGCTCTTAATGCTTGGAGAAAAACTGTCTCAGGAAAGAGCCTATGGCGCATTGAGGGAGGAGTTTGGGAGCGTCGATGAAGAAAAGCTCAAAGAGCTCGTGGATATCCTGCTCAAAGCGGAGGTTATTGAAGGGGTTTAA
- a CDS encoding HAD-IB family phosphatase, whose product MPVRLIAFDLEGTLVKSVSGWVELHKRFGTWEKGKEYAEMFFRGEIDYPTWADLDASLWRGRRREEIMEWVESVEYMDGAFELFQFLKERNFKIAILSSGLMCLARKVGGELGADYVFANELEFDEEGRITGKVIPHVDFEGKGTILRRLKEELKPELTVAVGDGYNDIPMFREADVSIAINPHEGVEGDHVVESLHEVKEIIEGLLGEG is encoded by the coding sequence ATGCCCGTCAGGTTGATAGCTTTTGACCTAGAGGGGACGCTCGTGAAATCAGTCTCAGGATGGGTGGAGCTCCACAAGCGCTTTGGGACGTGGGAAAAGGGCAAGGAATACGCCGAGATGTTCTTTCGGGGTGAGATAGACTACCCCACGTGGGCAGACCTCGACGCTTCCCTCTGGCGGGGGCGCAGGCGGGAGGAGATAATGGAATGGGTGGAGAGCGTTGAGTACATGGACGGGGCCTTTGAGCTCTTCCAGTTCCTGAAGGAGAGGAACTTCAAGATAGCGATCCTGAGCAGTGGACTGATGTGTCTGGCCAGAAAAGTTGGAGGGGAGCTTGGAGCGGACTACGTTTTCGCCAACGAGCTTGAATTTGATGAAGAGGGGAGAATAACGGGGAAAGTGATACCACACGTGGACTTCGAGGGAAAGGGAACGATTCTCCGCAGACTCAAGGAAGAGCTTAAACCAGAACTCACGGTTGCGGTTGGGGACGGCTACAACGACATACCGATGTTCCGAGAGGCTGACGTTAGCATAGCGATAAACCCCCATGAGGGCGTTGAGGGCGACCATGTCGTTGAGAGCCTCCACGAAGTCAAGGAGATAATTGAGGGTCTGCTTGGGGAGGGGTGA
- a CDS encoding FAD-dependent oxidoreductase yields the protein MRPLDLTKKDPSRKVTVYFEGKPLEAYEGEKFPVAMLANGVYWLTTSSEGRHRGAFTFGPVPVTVNGVKNVNGRKLKVRDGMRIERQTYTDFQEQVEIDEGKPVLQYVVDVAVIGAGPAGLGVIKEIGGRLTTALIEEKGWLGGDLKLKGVEQEGFGDPKEALKELTELSENTRVFLGTTALGVFDKGEYFLVPAVRDDQLIEIMAKRVVLATGAVDAIMLFENNDWPGVFRRSDALEVINVWGVAPGKRVAVVGAFPEEITAELDRWGIEYVVVPNPKRVEGDDRVERLIDWNGNSYEVDAVIMADGRIPDINPVTQAGGKLRFKRGYYMPVLDSRHRIRDGIYVAGSAVSIKPHYANYLEGRLVGAYLLQEFGFEAEPCIYEEKLKEYEPIAKPLPRLPLDELGGEDVQICGCGVTLKKVDDVVKSGITDLQIIKRLTHLAMGFCQGRFCLFNGALVTSQRSGTPMDKLDIPVARPPIKNVKMKVVAGRD from the coding sequence ATGAGGCCGCTTGATCTCACCAAGAAAGACCCGTCTAGGAAGGTTACAGTCTATTTTGAGGGCAAACCTCTGGAGGCCTACGAAGGGGAAAAGTTCCCCGTTGCAATGCTTGCAAACGGCGTTTACTGGCTCACGACGAGCAGTGAAGGGAGACACAGGGGTGCCTTCACATTTGGGCCCGTCCCGGTCACTGTTAACGGCGTAAAGAACGTGAACGGAAGGAAGCTCAAGGTAAGAGACGGAATGAGGATAGAGAGGCAGACCTACACCGATTTCCAGGAGCAGGTTGAAATAGACGAAGGGAAGCCCGTCCTCCAGTACGTCGTTGATGTCGCAGTTATCGGCGCCGGCCCCGCCGGTTTGGGCGTCATCAAGGAAATCGGCGGCAGGCTTACCACTGCACTGATTGAGGAAAAGGGCTGGCTCGGCGGTGACCTGAAGCTCAAGGGCGTTGAGCAGGAAGGTTTTGGAGACCCGAAAGAGGCCCTGAAGGAACTAACCGAGCTCTCAGAGAACACCCGCGTTTTCCTCGGGACAACTGCACTTGGAGTTTTTGACAAGGGCGAATACTTTCTCGTCCCTGCAGTTAGGGACGACCAGCTCATCGAGATAATGGCCAAGCGCGTTGTTCTGGCGACAGGAGCAGTTGACGCAATAATGCTCTTTGAGAACAATGACTGGCCGGGCGTTTTCAGAAGGAGCGATGCCCTCGAGGTCATCAACGTCTGGGGTGTTGCTCCAGGGAAGAGAGTGGCAGTCGTTGGCGCGTTTCCGGAGGAGATAACGGCCGAACTCGACCGCTGGGGAATCGAGTACGTTGTGGTGCCGAACCCCAAGCGCGTGGAAGGAGACGACAGGGTTGAGCGTCTCATCGACTGGAACGGCAACAGCTACGAAGTAGATGCGGTTATAATGGCCGATGGAAGGATTCCGGACATCAACCCCGTGACCCAGGCCGGCGGGAAGCTGAGGTTCAAGCGCGGCTACTACATGCCGGTTCTCGACTCCCGGCACAGGATACGCGATGGGATATACGTCGCCGGAAGCGCCGTTTCAATAAAGCCCCACTACGCCAACTACCTCGAAGGAAGGCTCGTTGGGGCGTATCTCCTCCAGGAGTTCGGCTTTGAGGCGGAGCCGTGCATCTACGAGGAGAAGCTGAAGGAATACGAGCCGATTGCAAAGCCCCTTCCGCGCCTCCCGCTTGATGAGCTGGGTGGTGAAGACGTGCAGATCTGCGGCTGTGGGGTCACGCTGAAGAAGGTTGACGACGTCGTGAAGAGCGGCATAACCGACCTCCAGATAATCAAGCGCCTGACGCACCTCGCGATGGGCTTCTGCCAGGGCCGCTTCTGCCTTTTCAACGGTGCCTTGGTAACCTCACAGAGAAGCGGGACGCCGATGGACAAGCTCGACATTCCCGTTGCGAGGCCCCCGATTAAGAACGTGAAGATGAAGGTTGTCGCCGGGAGGGATTGA